The window TATAATTTCACGCACTCCTATGTTAGGGCAGGGTTCACACGTCAAAGCTAGACTTTATGCTATTATATACAAACATCTCACGTATGTAATGAAATCCTTGAATACAAATAGAAGAATGCATTGATTGATTTTTGGATAGAAATTAAATATTTCAAATTACATCACATCACCAAAACCCTAGTTTACTTCTTAATATAACAACTTACTAATCTAGAATAATCATCCATTATAAATGTTGGGAACATATTCTTAGGCCAGGAGTATGGCCCCTATACCAACGTAGGGGCCAATGGGAGAACGGGTGGAAGCATaaatagggtggtcatttccacctttCTCAGGAGGCAAGGTAGTCATTTCGCCCTCCTTAGTGTCTTAGCACAGGGCACATGCTCCCTaacaaagtgtttttttttttttttccggtcaTAAATGTTGTATATCATGCCAATAAACAACTAGGTACATAATGGAGAAGACCACACAACACTTTGCCAATTAATTCCCACATGATCGGGTTAACAATTGGGCTATCAATATATTTCCTTACAGTACAAGAATAGGATTGCTCGCTCAGTTTCCTGGAGAAATTATATCAATTGGACTTTGAATTATGGGTTAAAATTCTTCGCACTGGGGGTGCAGGGTACACCCAAATAGGGttgcaacaaggtcgggttgggtcgggctttttaaaaccctagcccaaccctgagtctccTTAGCTTGGCCCAAACCCGccttgaccctgactcaggacctaaaaaccctgaccctgaccctgacgggccaagcccagcccaagtccgccctgattgggccgggcttggcctattgaccctgaccctggccCTGACCCTAGCCCTGaacctgaccctgaccctggccCTGGccctgaccctaaccctgaccctggccctgaccctgaccctaaccctgaccctgaccctgatagACTATATGCTTTCATTGTATAGAGTGCAAACAGATTATATCTATAAGCCATAACCACGCATGCTTTCACACAAGCAGGTAGTACTCTCTCATTTTATGATATAAAGTTATAGATTTTTCATTATCAAATAACAACATGCATTACCTGTTAACTGGTatagaaaaacaaatttaatgaAAGTAAACCAAACTCCAACTGTTAATACTTTTATAACTATAACTATAACaatcaaataatgaaaatttccaacaaaaaatgTTGTTGCTGTCAAATGAATGATCAACATAATAGCAAATATTAACAATGACACTCGCTCCAACTGTAAATTTTATCCCACGACAAAGCTAATTAATATCAAATCTACTTGTCAACAGTTAATAAGTTATCTAGTTTTCACATTAAAAAAGTTCCCTCAATGTAATATCTCCAACAATAAACAAACATTTCAAGATAGATCACATACAAAAGATGCCAAATTTTGACTCAAcaattcttcaaatgggaaagaCTAAAGAGTATTCCTTTGAATGTGGAGATttgcttctcttttattttgccttttttttttttttttgcacaaaATATTTTGCATCATGTTGGAATAATTGTCTCCATctaagaattaattaatttggtttttgcTTTGCATTGTGATGTTGCTTTGCATTTGTATTTAAGAGGTCAAATTTTTTCTTGTGTCCCCCTCAGATCTCTAatacctagggatgtaaatggatattcgtaaatccgtattcgattcgTGTTTGTATCcttttaggagaatccgaatccgtccgaaactaatcggatacgaatatgataatccccatatctgaccgattattatccgattcgtttagcagtccaacagtaataaaatatctgaaatataactctgtgtttgtctatccttttaaggtaccttattggattttgttatcttatttttataaatttataagttaagataatgtgattctttttctagatttgatattggtttatatatatagttttatgtaatgtgatacatggaattacatatctatttaaaaaaatcaaaagtaaaaaaggtaagagaataaaagactaagaagagtagaagaaagggtagttactgaactctcaagtctcaaccctaaccctcatgataaaaacggtaaatatgtcaacggatagtcgaaaaatcgtattcgatctgtattcatatccatttaggagaacttgtgttaaaaaaatcactatctgaaaattatccgaatccgtccgaaaacctATAGGATATTATGCGAATCCGTCTATATAtaattggatacgaatatgataatgccactatctgaccgaattcgatccgtttacatccctactaacACCTCTCAGTCACTCACTCTCTTAGCCTTTTATTTGTTCAATGAATTTACACATTAGTCCTTCCCAATCCCGATTatagattatataatatatatatatataatgtacttaaaagtctaatttatgaacccttgttagttgttatttgttacgttaataattttttatataatataatatcatattatcattatacATAATCAGGTTCAAAATCAGGGTCTAAACTAGGGTCAAGATCAGGGTCATCATCAAGGCAAAGATCAAAGTCaagatcagggtcaaaatcagggcaaagatcagggtcaagatcagggccaagatcagggtcaaaattagggtcaaaatcagggtaaagttcaggaccaagttcagggtcaaaatcaaggtcaaaatcagggccaaactcagggtaaaaaatcagggcaaaaaatcaAGGCCAAAATCAGAGTCGGGCtgagcccgaggcctcaacccagacccgacccaatccgaccctgactcaaggccagacATTTctgaccctaacccgccctcagggctagaaatctttagcccaggccctgttcgggcttaggATGGGTTCgagccaacagggccaaacttgcacccctacacCCAAACACATCGAGGGTGGCAAAATGACTAGCCTGCCCCCCCCCTCCAAATGACCCAAACCCCATCCTTGTccaaccccatgtgtctgggcatagcctGCACCTAGATGCGCTCACAGATAGAGAACGTGCGCCCATAaattatttatgggaaaaagaactttgtctcGAATTTTACGTCCTGCGCCCAAATACATGGGGACAAATTGACCTCCCCACCCTTCATGAAATGTGTAAATGACGCATCACTTGATGCTGGTGCCGGTGCGCACTCTCCCATTGACCCCCGTGCGCGAGGAGGATCCGTGCTTCTAGATAAAGAACACTTCCTCATTATTTAATGATAAAATTTATcttcagggaaaaaaaaaaatctgttatcTTTAAACTACTTCAGTTATAATAAGATTTTCTAATGATAAAGCTTATGTTAGTAGTACTTGGTATGTAGAAAAAAGTCAGCGCATTCGATGGAAGAGGAATTGAGATTTTTGAGTAATGGCATCAggaggatcttcttcttcttcttcttctactaaaGTGGCCGTTGTCGGAGCTGGAGCTTGCGGTCTCGTCGCTGCTCGAGAGCTCCGAAGGGAAGGTCATCAGGTGGTAGTGTTTGAGAAGGGTGACCGACTCGGAGGCACATGGGTTTACGATGACAGCTTCGAGACCAACCCACTGAGTCCGACTCTGTTCGAACAGATTCGTCGTCAAGGGGAAGAAGGTGTTGGGGTTCATGTCCACAGCAGCATTTACCGTTCTCTCCGAACCAATTTACCGAGGCAGATCATGGGGTTCTTGGATTACCCATTCAACAAGGAAGGTCATGCTGGAGACTCCAGAACGTATCCTCGACATGAGGAGGTCCGCTCCTATCTGGAGGACTTCGCCAGGGACTTCCGACTCGTTGAGTTGATCCGCTTCCGCAATGAAGTCGTCCGCGTGGAGCGTAATCATGGAAGCCCAAACGAATGGATCGTTCAGTCTCGCTCCTCTCCAGCTCGGACCAATACTTCCGAATCGGAATCGGAGGAGCTGCTCGCAGAGGTGTTTGACGCCGTCGTCGTCTGCAACGGCCACCATACGAAGCCGAGATTCGCTGAGATTCCAGGTGTCGCTCCgactaccattcttcttcttcatatttaTAAGTTATTAGAAATGAGAATCTCCATTAGTCTTTCTTTATTGAATTTGGCTGCCGTTCTCTGATCCACTATGCGTTTCGGTAGGGCTGTCTGAATCTTGATCAggcattgattttttttttttttttttttttgggtaaaatggATAGGAATTGATAAGTGGCCCGGAAAGCAAATACATAGCCACAATTACAGAATTCCTGAACCATTTCGAGACCAGGTGTGTAAA is drawn from Telopea speciosissima isolate NSW1024214 ecotype Mountain lineage chromosome 1, Tspe_v1, whole genome shotgun sequence and contains these coding sequences:
- the LOC122671712 gene encoding flavin-containing monooxygenase FMO GS-OX5-like isoform X3, with the translated sequence MASGGSSSSSSSTKVAVVGAGACGLVAARELRREGHQVVVFEKGDRLGGTWVYDDSFETNPLSPTLFEQIRRQGEEGVGVHVHSSIYRSLRTNLPRQIMGFLDYPFNKEGHAGDSRTYPRHEEVRSYLEDFARDFRLVELIRFRNEVVRVERNHGSPNEWIVQSRSSPARTNTSESESEELLAEVFDAVVVCNGHHTKPRFAEIPGIDKWPGKQIHSHNYRIPEPFRDQIVVLIGNGPSAHDISRDISEVSKEVHIASRSPNVKIGKLDNYCNIWQHSMIKRVFEDGKVAFQDESSVFADIIFHCTGYEYNFPFLETNGIVTAEDNRVGPLYKHVFPPRLAPWLSFVGLPFMVLPFMTFELQAKWVAQVLSGKVPLPFEQEMMNSVEEHYRHMAETGRPNHYTHKFDKDQFEYKNWLASQVGLPPMEDWVEQMTTISLKLFFIRSGWLSR